Part of the Gilliamella sp. wkB7 genome is shown below.
TAGCAAAACGTATGGATCATTTCGCTGCACATGGTTGTAAAGTTTCTGATCACGCCTTAGATACGGTCGTTTATGAAGAAGCGACAGAAAAAGAATTAGATGCAATTTTAACTAAACGACTAACTGGAGCAAATCTAACTTCGAAAGAAGTCGCTCAATTCAAGACTGCGGTTATTATTTATTTAGGCAGCGAATACAACAAACGTGGATGGGTTCAGCAATATCATATTGGCGCTTTACGTAATAACAATTCAAGAATGTTTAATCTAATGGGGCCTGATGTTGGTTTTGATTCTATTAATGATTCACCCATTGCTCAACCATTATCTCGACTATTAGATGCACAAGCTAAACAAAATGCTCTACCTAAAACAATTCTCTATTGCTTAAATCCATCTGATAATGAGATTTTGGGAACGATGATAGGTAATTTCCAAGGAGAAGGAATACAAGGCAAAATGCAATTTGGTTCAGGTTGGTGGTTTAACGATCAAAAAGACGGCATGATTCGCCAAATGACCCAACTGGCTCAGCTTGGTTTATTAAGTCGTTTTGTTGGAATGTTAACCGATAGCCGCAGTTTCCTTTCTTATACTCGTCATGAATATTTTAGACGCATTTTATGTCGTATGATTGGTCGCTGGGTAGAAGATGGTGAAGCACCTCGTGATATCGAGTTATTAGGTCAAATGGTCAAAAATATTAGTTTTGATAATGCGAAAAACTATTTTGGTATCGAATTAAATTAATATATTAGAGTAATAGTAATGAAAACATTGAACAGAATTGATTTTCCCGGCGCTAAATACACCACGCGTGTTGTACAATTTGGCGAAGGTAATTTTTTACGTGCATTTTTAGATTGGCAATTGGATATTTTAAATGAAAAAACCGATCTTGATGCGGGTGTAGCAATTATTCGCCCACTTAATACAGACTTTCCACCATCATTAAATACTCAAGATGGTTTATATACCACATTAATTCGTGGATTAAATGAACGCAATGAAACAGTAAAAGAATTTAGGATGATTCGTTCCGTTAATAGTGAGATAAATGTCTATACACAGTATGACCAGTATTTTGCATTAGCCAAAGATCCTAATATTCAATTTATTTTTTCTAACACCACTGAAGCCGGTATCAGCTATGTTGAAAGCGATAAACTTACAGACCAACCTGCTACAAGCTATCCAGCTAAATTAACGGCTTTCTTATATGAAAGATTTAACCATTTTTCTGGAAGCAAAGAGAGTGGTTTAATCATTATTCCATGTGAGTTAATTGATTATAATGGCGATGCACTAAAAAAATTGGTCTTAAAATATGCTAACCAGTGGAATTTGTCAGACAAATTTATTGCTTGGTTAGAAAACGATAATGTATTTTGCTCAACATTGGTTGATAGGATTGTCCCAGGTTATCCTAAAGCTCAAATTGCTGAATTAGAATCGGAATTAGGTTATAAAGATAACTTTATTGATTCAGCAGAATATTTCTATCTTTTTGTTATCCAAGGCCCACAATGGCTAGCGCAAAAATTGAATTTGGATAAATGCAACATTAATATCAAAATTGTCGATGATATTAAACCCTATAAAGAGCGTAAAGTTGCAATTTTAAATGGTGCGCATACAGCACTGGTTCCAGTAGCTTATCTAGCAGGAATTGATACGGTTGGTGAATCAATGAATGATTCGCAAATTTTAGAATATATCAAAGAGACAATTTTTGATGAAATTATTCCAGTTTTAGATTTGCCACATCAAGAATTAGTTGATTTTGCGCAGTCAGTTATCAATCGTTTTAAAAATCCATTTATTGAGCACCAATTAATGTCAATTGCTCTAAATAGTATGACCAAGTTTAAAACACGTATACTTCCGCAATTGCTCGCTTATCAAAAAGCAAAAAGTGTGTTACCTAAGCATTTAGTCTTCTCTTTTGCAGCTTTAATTGCTTTTTATCGAGGTGTAAGAAATAACCAAAATTATCCATTACAAGACGATGCAATTTGGTTAGAGCGCTTTAGTACTGGCTGGTCCAATGTCAGTAGTGGTAATGAAACACTTGCGCAATTAGTGGAAACAGTACTTAGTGATAGTGCTCATTGGGATTGCGATTTGCTAAATATTCCGCAATTAGCACAAACATTGACACAATATTTAACTGTCATTACTCAAGAAGGTATGCGCAGTGCAATTGAAAAATGTGTTACTGGTAGCAAATAAAATGAGTGGAGCAATGGTAAAATTTATAAAAATTAATAATGAAGATAATGTCGCTGTGGCATTATCTGATATAGAAGCACATGAAGATAATATTATAATCGATGGAAACACCATCGATTTACCACAAGCGATCAAACAAGGGCATAAATTTGCCCTTAAAGATATTGAGCCTAATGAAAATATTATTAAATATGGTTTACCAATAGGTCATGCCACTTGTTTAATTAAAATGGGTGAACATATTCATTCACACAATTTAAAAACCAATCTAAATGATATTAATAATTATAAGTATCAACCTAATTTATCCAAAAATCAGTCGCTGCATGAAATAGCTGATAAGCCAGTCAACATTTACCGCCGAAAAAACGGTGAAGTTGGTATCCGTAATGAACTTTGGATTATACCAACGGTAACATGTATTAATGGTATTGCGCAGCAAATTGTTAAACAGTTTTGTGATGAACTCAATAATCAATTAGAAATTGATGGCATTACCGTACTTGAACATCCTTATGGTTGTTCACAACTTGGACAAGATCATAAAAACACCAAAATAATATTACAAGATCTTGTTAAACACCCTAATGCGGGGGCTGTATTAGTTATTGGACTTGGATGTGAAAATAATCAAATCTCAGAATTTAAAGCCGATCTTGGTGATTATGATGAGTCGCGTGTTAGATTCCTGATTGCTCAACAAGAAGCCGATGAAGTTGCTTGTGCATTGACGCTGCTAAGAGAACTTTATGCCATTATGAAGCAAGACAAACGCGAAGTAGGGCGGTTAAGCGAATTAAAATTTGGTTTAGAGTGTGGCGGATCAGATGGTTTTTCAGGAATCACTGCTAATCCGATGCTAGGGTTGTTTTCGGATTATGTCATTGCCCATGGAGGAACCAGTGTTCTTACCGAAGTACCTGAAATGTTCGGTGCAGAAAATATTTTGATGTCTCACTGCGTTGACGAGCCTACTTTCGATAAAACCGTGCTTATGATCAACGATTTTAAACAGTATTTTATCTCAAACAATCAGCCTATTTATGAAAATCCGTCTCCAGGTAACAAAGCGGGAGGGATAACAACCTTAGAAGAAAAATCCCTTGGTTGTACGCAAAAAGCTGGCGGAAGTGAAGTGATTGATGTCTTGAAATATGGTGAAAGACTAACAAAGCATGGACTCAATTTACTCAGTGCGCCTGGTAATGATGCCGTGGCTACAGGGGCTTTATCAGCAGCAGGATGTCATATGGTGCTATTTACTACAGGTCGCGGAACTCCTTATGGTGGAATCGTACCAACGGTAAAAATTGCTACTAATACACAATTAGCAAACAAAAAAGGAAATTGGATTGACTTTAATGCTGGCAAACTCATTGAGGGTACTTCTATGCAACAGTTATTAATTGAATTTATTGATTATATCGTACTGGTTGCTAATGGTCAGCAAACACGCAATGAGATAAATAATTTCAGAAATCTAGCGATATTAAAAAGTGGTGTAACTCTTTAAAACTATCCACTCAAGGCTAAAATTAACCAGCCTACTTATCCAAATAACAATGAGAACTGTAATCTATAATGGGCGACAGTTCGCGTTAAAATGCAAAAGGAAGCAACAATGACAATGGTATCTGTTGAAGATTTTGGTGCAATAGGTAATGGCAAAACACTTAATACAGTTGCTTTTGCCAATGCAATACAACATATTGAACAACAAGGTGGAGGAACGCTTATCGTTCCAGTGGGAACTTATTTAACAGGCGCAATCAAGCTTTGCAGTAATTTAACTTTAGTTATTGAACAGAATGCGACTTTATTATTTTCAGATAATGAACAAGATTACCCAATCGTGCATTCACGTTGGGAGGGGGTAAAACAAGATGTCTATATGCCTTGTATTTACGGTCAAGATCTTGAAAATGTCATTATCACCGGTGGCGGTAAAATTGATGGCAATGGTGCTAAATGGTGGCATACTTTCCGTCATAATCGTGATACCCTAAAGTATCCAAGACCTTACTTGATTGGTTTTGATTTTTGCCAACGTATAACTATTGAAAAAGTGTTTTTAACCCAGTCTCCAAGTTGGACGGTCCATCCAATGGAGTCAAATAATGTGGTGATTGATAATATATCGATTTTAAATCCAGCAGATTCACCTAATACCGATGGTATTAATCCTGAGTCTTGCCGTAATGTCAGAATTTCAAATTGTTATATTGATGTGGGTGATGATTGCATCGCAATTAAAGCGGGTACTGAGGAGACAGCAGATAAAAGCCCTTGCGAAAACATTTTAATTACTAACTGTAACATGATTCATGGTCATGGTGCGGTAGTATTGGGTAGTGAGATGAGTGGTAGTATTCGTAATGTCACTATTACTAATTGTGTATTTCAAAAAACGGATCGTGGTGTGAGATTCAAAACACGTCGAGGTCGCGGTGGTACCATTTCAGATATTACTTTTAGTAATATTGTTATGGATGAAGTACTATCAGCCTTTGTAATGAATTATTACTATTACTGCGGACCAAAAGGTAACGATCCAATTGTTTGGAATAAAGATCCTCTGCCAATAAATGAAGCAACCCCAGCTTGCCATAATATTAGTTTTTCAAACATTATCGCCAAAAATGTGCGTGCCTATGCTGGTTTTTTATATGGCATTCCTGAATCGCCAATTGCCAATATTTCGTTTGATAATATTCGAGTATCAATGCAAATCAATGCTGAAGCAGGTGAAGTTGATATGTTTAAGGATGTTAAACCTGAGGCTGGTAAAGGATTTTTTATCGAAAATGCACAGAGTATTTTATTTAATAACGTTATTATCGATAATGTTGTAAGTGAGCCGCTTTGTGTTAAAAATAGTAGTGATGTTTACGTCAATCAGTCATTTGTGAAGCAGGATGGCAAATTAATTAAATTGAAAGTTTGAGCACATTATAGATGATCTTTCAAATTCTATTTGAAAGAAAGTTGATTCTTGGTAAATAACCGCTTTTGTAGCGGTTATTTTTTATAAAAAAACGTTAATTAATAATATTCCATTGGAAAATAGATAGCGCATAATACAATAAAATAATTATTTACTATTTATCAGTGGTAATAATTACATCCATAATCCATTATAGCAATTTAGCAATTTAGCAATTTAGCAATTTAGCTATTTAGCTATTTTATTCCACCCACTGATAAGTACATTAAAATCCATTCAATATTCATTACAAATTTATACCGCATTGTTATTTGAATGATTGAAATTGACTTAATTGTTGATAAATCCTGCTGCGCATGGGTATGCAACAAATCTTCTTTATTGAAATGGTAAATGGGAACCAATAGATAATAGTGTGGCTAATTTTGCTGCTAATGATCGCCAAACTACAGAGTCTGTAAGTGTTTTTATATTGCCTAATTAGTCAACAATAAACTCAGCAGAGCTTTAATAACAAGGTCGCTTGTAATTCTTATTTACATTACTTTAGTAAAATAACTTTGAAGTTGATCACATTTATCTAATAAAGCCGTTAAAGCTAAATTTTTAGCTATTCATACTCAAATGTGTACTTAACTCTTTATAGGATAAATTATGACTAGTGCATTTTATAAAAAACCAACTTATTGGTTTGCCTCGTTTTATAGCATTATGTATTACGCAGCGGGAAGTTTCGTTTTTTCCTTTTATGCTATATGGCTAAGTAAGGAGATAGGCTTAAGCGCAAAACAGACCGGCATTATTTATTCGTTTAACTACTTTATTTCGTTAATCATTATGATTCTGTATGGTATTTATCAAGATAAATTAGTGCTAAAAAAACACCTTGTCTGGTTTCAAAGTATTATTATTACTTGCGCTGCTCCAGCATTAATTTATGTGTATGAACCATTATTGCGCCATAATTTTTATCTTGGTGTGATTTTCGGTAGTTTCTTTTTAGGATTTGGTTGGATTGCTGGCATGGGGCTAATTGATTCCTACTGCGAAAAAATCAGCCGGGCGTTTGGTTTTGAGTTTGGTCAGTGTCGAACATGGGGATGTATTGCTTATGCTGTCGGTACCTTTATTGCGGGTATTTTGATTAGTATTAATCCTCACCTAAATTTTTGGGCAGCATCGGGTGTTGGTGTTTGTTTCATGATTCTTAATCTCAACTTCAAGCCTGATTTAAGTAAATCAACCGAAGCCGTGTTCCAGAAAAAGGATAAACTCAGTTTTAATGAGATCCTCTCTGTTTTTACCCTTAAAAAATTCTGGATATTTGTTATCTATGTACTCGGAACTTACAGCCTTTATAATATTTATGATCAACAGTTATTCCCTGTTTATTTCACACAACAGTTTGAAGATGTCAATGATGGATATCGTTTGTATGGTGTTTTAAATTCATTCCAAGTCTTTTTAGAAGCCGCAGTTATGTTTTGTGTACCATTTGTGGTGAATCGTGTCGGTGCAAAAAATGCATTGATTTTTGCCGCATTTGTTTCGGCTTCTCGTATCTTCTTAACGGGTCATGTAAGCAGCATTGCAATTATCTCAGTGATTAAACTTATGCACTGCTTAGAAATTTCAACCATTTTGGTTTCAGTGTTCAAATATATTGATAATAACTTTAATGCTCGATTATCTGCGACTGTTTTTTTAATTGGCTATCAGGTTGCAGGTTCAGTAGGGGTCATTTTATTTTCAACTTTAGTTGGTGATTTTTATGATAAAGCAGGTGCAGCAACAACATTTAATAATCTTGGTTTAGTTGTATTAGGCTTTATGATTTTTGCTATCTTCTTCTTAAGTCGTGATAGAAAAAGTGTCAATATTGAAGATAAGCCAGAAGTTAAATAAATTAAAACTGTTTTCAATTTTCATTAATAGAATTTAATAACGTTAGTAAGGATTCACAATGAACATATATAATTCTGTAACACAATTTCACTTTGAACAAACTCGAACCATTTCGCCAGAAAATATGACCGGTGAAAAAGGTAAATCTTGTATGAAAGGCAGTGCATTAGGTCCAAGCCGTAAAGGACAAGGTTGTATTTCGATTCCAGCAGGTGAAACGGTAACAATTGCTGAGATCACAGGTCCAGCTGAAATTCGTCATATGTGGTTTACCTTAACCGACAGAACGCATCGCGGTAGTTTTGTACTTCGTGATGTAGTGATTCGTATTTATTGGGATGATGAAAAGGTTCCTTCTGTTGAAAGCCCAATTGGTGATTTTTTCTGTAATGGTTTTGGAGCAAGGTGTGATATTAATTCAGTGCCAATTGTTGTTAATCCAACAGGTGGTTTTAATAGCTATTTTAGAATGCCATTTAATAAAAAAGCGCGCATTGAAATTCAAAATGAGCATGAAGCTGATTTACAGCATTTCTTCTTTACTATTAATTATGCAATCATGCCAAAACCGTTTGAAGCACCGCTTTATTTCCATGCACAATGGCGTAGACAGCGCGTCACTAATTATGCACAAGACTATGTAATATTAGACAATGTTGAAGGTCATGGCTATTATGTTGGTACTTACTTAGCATTGACCGCTCTTGAGCGTTATTGGTGGGGGGAAGGTGAGTTTAAATTCTATCTAGATGGCGATAGCGATTATCCAACTCAGCATTCAACTGGCTCAGAAGACTATTTTGGTGGCGCATGGGCATTTCATAACCGCGATAGTCAAGGTCGGCCAAAAGCGAAATGTTTCCAAACATTGTTTATGGGATATCCATATCAAACCAATCGTGATGCAACACGTGATTTTTTCCAAACTGGAGATTCTAACCCAGTACACGGTTTTGGTGATGATAGCTTACCAATGCATGGCTTATATCGTTGGCATTTACCAGATCCAATTGCGTTCCATAAAAATATCAAACTTGCTTTTCAACAAATTGGTAATGATGATATAAGATTATATGAACGTTGCGATGATATTGCCAGTGTTGCTTATTGGTATCAGAGCCCATCGGAAAACCATAATCCGGTATTCCCGAATAAACAACAACGTACACCACGATAATTAAGAGAGCAGTAAATGGCGAGTAATAAATTAAAAATCAATGATATTGCTCGTTTGGCTGGCGTGTCGGCAACGACCGTCAGTCATATCTTTAATAAACGAGATAAAAAATATCGTATTTCACCACAGACACGGCAACGGGTATTAGCCATTGCTCAACAATACAGTGATCAATCGCATATTCGCCAATATTTGATAAAAGCCAATAGTACCAATACGGTAGGTGTTATTGTTCCTGATATGTCGAACTCTTTTTTTTCAATGTTTTTGCATCATTTAGAGGCATCGTTTAGGCAAAAAAACATCCAATTATTAATTACTTGTAGTCATTATAATAAAGACGTCGAAGTTAACGTCGCTCAAAATTTAGTTGAGCGCAAAGTAGATGCGATGATTGTGGTGACATCTTTAGACAGTGATGATTTTTATGTAAGTATTAATCAACATACCCCGGTACTATTTTTTGACCGCTATCTTAAAGATACCTCCTTACCTTTTATCACAAGTGAATCATTGGATTCGGTCGCTGAATTAATTCAACCTTATGCCAAACAATTAGATGAATTTTATTTTATTGGTTGTGACACGCAACTCACATCGATTGATGCAAGGCTTAAAGGATTTAAACAAGGACTTAAGAATGCTGGTTTAGCCGTTAATCCAGAATGGTTAGTGAGTGATGACTACTGTCCAAATAAAGGATACGATTTGCTTAAAAATCTGCATAACAAATTAGGGCGTTTACCAAAAGCGATTTTTACACCGTCAGGGAATCTGTTACAAGAAGTGCTTAGTTATTTAGTGGAAATAAAGTTAGATCCGAAAGAAATTTGCATATGTTCTTATGACTACAACATCTATCTAGATTACTCTTATTATCCAATTGATGCCATTGCACAGGATTTTCAAAGTATGGCGCATGTTTGTGTTGATGTGATCGATGATTTACTTAACTTTAAAGAGTTAAAAAACCATGAAATTTTTATCAAACCACAAATAATACGCCATCATTAAATTGATCATTGAGTGATGAATTACACAATGATTAACGATTAGCGTTTTTCATAATACGGGCTTTATCAACTTGCCATTGACGTTCTTTGATATCGGTGCGTTTATCGTACTCTTTTTTACCTTTAGCAACACCAATTTTTACTTTTGCCCAAGCATTTTTCCAATATAAAGAAAGGGCAACAACGGTATAACCTTGACGATTGATTTGACCAAATAATGAGTTAAGCTCACGTTCATTTAATAATAATTTTCGATTGCGCATAGGTTCACACACCACATGTGTTGACGCAACATTCAGCGGTGTAATTGTTGCACCAAATAACCATGCTTCACCATCTTTAAGTAATACATAACTATCACTTATATTGGCTTTACCTGCACGCAATGATTTTACTTCCCAGCCTTGCAAGGATAATCCTGCCTCAATTTCCTGTTCAATAAAGTACTCATGGCGTGCGCGTTTATTTAATGCTATAGTTGCCGAACCTGGCTTGTGTAATTTTTTCTTAGTCATAATGTGCGATATTATAAAGTTACGTGGTACTATATGCCACTAATTTTAACTTTTATTTTATTATTATGGCACATGTTTTTCACGAGGTTATCGAGCCTTATTCAATTGAGCAAATGTTTGCTTTGGTCAATGATATTACTCTCTATCCAGAATTTGTACCTGATTGTATCGCAACTGGCATTATTAGAAAACAAGATAATTTAATGGCGGCATTTATTGAAGTTGAAAAATTAGGTTTTAAGAAATCTTTTACAACACTAAACAAAATTAATCAGCCTCATTCTATTGAAATGAGTTTGTTAGACGGCCCGTTTAAATACCTATCGGGAAAATGGCAGTTTACTTCATTAGGGGAAAATAAAAGTAAAATTAGTTTTGAGTTGAATTTTGAATTCAAAAATAAGTTACTTGATATTGCTTTCACTCCAGTATTTAAAGAGGTGATGTCTAATATGGTTAATGCATTTTCACAAAGAGCAAGGCAGATTTATTAAGATGAACAGTATTCAAATTGTTTATGCACTACCTAATAATCCAACAATAATTAATTGTGATGTTGATGAGCAAACGAATGTCTTGCAAGCAATCACAAAATCCAATATCTTATCGATATGTCAGATAAAATTAGATGAACACTTGATTGGTATTTATGGTAAACGTTGTGATCTTAATGATTTAGTGAAAAATGGCGATCGTATTGAAATCTATCGTCCATTAATTAATGATCCTAAAGAAATAAGACGAAGAAGAGCAGCAAAAAAATAATTTATTGAGGCAAAGGAAACAGAATGCATAATCTGCTAATTGAAAAAATTGAAACTTTATGCAAGAAGCGTGGTATTAAATTGACAACACAGCGTCGAACAGTGTTAGATATTATGTTGAAAGCAAATAAAGCAATGAGTGCATATGATCTTTTAGATTTGCTTAAAATCAGTGAACCACAAGCAAAGCCGCCAACGATTTATCGTGCGTTAGAATTTTTGCTTGAACAAGGTTTTATCCATAAAGTTGAATCGTCGAATAGTTTTATTATTTGCCCACATTTTCATGATCCAGAGCATATTTCAATACTGTTTATTTGTGACAAGTGTCAACAGATCATTGAAAAACATTCTCAAGATATCGAAACACAACTTAAGCAATTAGCGCGACAAAGTGACTTCTTGATAAAACACAGTGTGCTTGAAATCCATGGAATTTGTCAGCCATGTCAGCCTTAATTATTACTCTTTGGTTAGTAAATCTATTTTGTGATACTGTCGGACAAATTGCATTTAAATATGCTGCAATAACTTCAAAACATCAACAAGGTTTACACTATTGGCAAAAATTGTTTGGTAATTTTTGGCTTTGGTTGGGGTTTGGTACCTATTTTGTTGGCTTTATTTTTTGGCTGGCTTTTTTAAGTGAAGTTCCATTATCGCAAGGTATTCTATTAGGATCGTTTAATATCATCACAGTTATGGTTGCTGGGCGAATTTTATTTAAAGAACATCTAACAGCATTTCGTCTTATTGGTATATTTTTTATTACTGTCGGCGTGATATTAGTAGGACTTACCTAATGAAAAAATTTTATATCATCGGTTTTATCTTAT
Proteins encoded:
- the uxaC gene encoding glucuronate isomerase gives rise to the protein MRFLTEDFLLDTEFSRQLYHNYAAQQPIFDYHCHLPPEQIAQDYQFKNLYDIWLKGDHYKWRAMRTNGVPEKFCTGSEVNDFEKFKAWAETVPHTIGNPLYHWTHLELRRPFGIDDILLSPATAETIWNKCNAMLETKEFTARSIMKKMNVKMVGTTDDPIDDLVHHKTISQDSSFDIKVLPSWRPDKAFNIDSEFFVAYIEKLSTVSDINISSFHQLCQALAKRMDHFAAHGCKVSDHALDTVVYEEATEKELDAILTKRLTGANLTSKEVAQFKTAVIIYLGSEYNKRGWVQQYHIGALRNNNSRMFNLMGPDVGFDSINDSPIAQPLSRLLDAQAKQNALPKTILYCLNPSDNEILGTMIGNFQGEGIQGKMQFGSGWWFNDQKDGMIRQMTQLAQLGLLSRFVGMLTDSRSFLSYTRHEYFRRILCRMIGRWVEDGEAPRDIELLGQMVKNISFDNAKNYFGIELN
- the smpB gene encoding SsrA-binding protein SmpB, which produces MTKKKLHKPGSATIALNKRARHEYFIEQEIEAGLSLQGWEVKSLRAGKANISDSYVLLKDGEAWLFGATITPLNVASTHVVCEPMRNRKLLLNERELNSLFGQINRQGYTVVALSLYWKNAWAKVKIGVAKGKKEYDKRTDIKERQWQVDKARIMKNANR
- the zur gene encoding zinc uptake transcriptional repressor Zur translates to MHNLLIEKIETLCKKRGIKLTTQRRTVLDIMLKANKAMSAYDLLDLLKISEPQAKPPTIYRALEFLLEQGFIHKVESSNSFIICPHFHDPEHISILFICDKCQQIIEKHSQDIETQLKQLARQSDFLIKHSVLEIHGICQPCQP
- a CDS encoding RnfH family protein, coding for MNSIQIVYALPNNPTIINCDVDEQTNVLQAITKSNILSICQIKLDEHLIGIYGKRCDLNDLVKNGDRIEIYRPLINDPKEIRRRRAAKK
- a CDS encoding tagaturonate reductase, whose translation is MKTLNRIDFPGAKYTTRVVQFGEGNFLRAFLDWQLDILNEKTDLDAGVAIIRPLNTDFPPSLNTQDGLYTTLIRGLNERNETVKEFRMIRSVNSEINVYTQYDQYFALAKDPNIQFIFSNTTEAGISYVESDKLTDQPATSYPAKLTAFLYERFNHFSGSKESGLIIIPCELIDYNGDALKKLVLKYANQWNLSDKFIAWLENDNVFCSTLVDRIVPGYPKAQIAELESELGYKDNFIDSAEYFYLFVIQGPQWLAQKLNLDKCNINIKIVDDIKPYKERKVAILNGAHTALVPVAYLAGIDTVGESMNDSQILEYIKETIFDEIIPVLDLPHQELVDFAQSVINRFKNPFIEHQLMSIALNSMTKFKTRILPQLLAYQKAKSVLPKHLVFSFAALIAFYRGVRNNQNYPLQDDAIWLERFSTGWSNVSSGNETLAQLVETVLSDSAHWDCDLLNIPQLAQTLTQYLTVITQEGMRSAIEKCVTGSK
- a CDS encoding substrate-binding domain-containing protein → MASNKLKINDIARLAGVSATTVSHIFNKRDKKYRISPQTRQRVLAIAQQYSDQSHIRQYLIKANSTNTVGVIVPDMSNSFFSMFLHHLEASFRQKNIQLLITCSHYNKDVEVNVAQNLVERKVDAMIVVTSLDSDDFYVSINQHTPVLFFDRYLKDTSLPFITSESLDSVAELIQPYAKQLDEFYFIGCDTQLTSIDARLKGFKQGLKNAGLAVNPEWLVSDDYCPNKGYDLLKNLHNKLGRLPKAIFTPSGNLLQEVLSYLVEIKLDPKEICICSYDYNIYLDYSYYPIDAIAQDFQSMAHVCVDVIDDLLNFKELKNHEIFIKPQIIRHH
- a CDS encoding oligosaccharide MFS transporter, translated to MTSAFYKKPTYWFASFYSIMYYAAGSFVFSFYAIWLSKEIGLSAKQTGIIYSFNYFISLIIMILYGIYQDKLVLKKHLVWFQSIIITCAAPALIYVYEPLLRHNFYLGVIFGSFFLGFGWIAGMGLIDSYCEKISRAFGFEFGQCRTWGCIAYAVGTFIAGILISINPHLNFWAASGVGVCFMILNLNFKPDLSKSTEAVFQKKDKLSFNEILSVFTLKKFWIFVIYVLGTYSLYNIYDQQLFPVYFTQQFEDVNDGYRLYGVLNSFQVFLEAAVMFCVPFVVNRVGAKNALIFAAFVSASRIFLTGHVSSIAIISVIKLMHCLEISTILVSVFKYIDNNFNARLSATVFLIGYQVAGSVGVILFSTLVGDFYDKAGAATTFNNLGLVVLGFMIFAIFFLSRDRKSVNIEDKPEVK
- a CDS encoding glycoside hydrolase family 172 protein encodes the protein MNIYNSVTQFHFEQTRTISPENMTGEKGKSCMKGSALGPSRKGQGCISIPAGETVTIAEITGPAEIRHMWFTLTDRTHRGSFVLRDVVIRIYWDDEKVPSVESPIGDFFCNGFGARCDINSVPIVVNPTGGFNSYFRMPFNKKARIEIQNEHEADLQHFFFTINYAIMPKPFEAPLYFHAQWRRQRVTNYAQDYVILDNVEGHGYYVGTYLALTALERYWWGEGEFKFYLDGDSDYPTQHSTGSEDYFGGAWAFHNRDSQGRPKAKCFQTLFMGYPYQTNRDATRDFFQTGDSNPVHGFGDDSLPMHGLYRWHLPDPIAFHKNIKLAFQQIGNDDIRLYERCDDIASVAYWYQSPSENHNPVFPNKQQRTPR
- a CDS encoding glycoside hydrolase family 28 protein, which produces MTMVSVEDFGAIGNGKTLNTVAFANAIQHIEQQGGGTLIVPVGTYLTGAIKLCSNLTLVIEQNATLLFSDNEQDYPIVHSRWEGVKQDVYMPCIYGQDLENVIITGGGKIDGNGAKWWHTFRHNRDTLKYPRPYLIGFDFCQRITIEKVFLTQSPSWTVHPMESNNVVIDNISILNPADSPNTDGINPESCRNVRISNCYIDVGDDCIAIKAGTEETADKSPCENILITNCNMIHGHGAVVLGSEMSGSIRNVTITNCVFQKTDRGVRFKTRRGRGGTISDITFSNIVMDEVLSAFVMNYYYYCGPKGNDPIVWNKDPLPINEATPACHNISFSNIIAKNVRAYAGFLYGIPESPIANISFDNIRVSMQINAEAGEVDMFKDVKPEAGKGFFIENAQSILFNNVIIDNVVSEPLCVKNSSDVYVNQSFVKQDGKLIKLKV
- a CDS encoding UxaA family hydrolase, whose translation is MVKFIKINNEDNVAVALSDIEAHEDNIIIDGNTIDLPQAIKQGHKFALKDIEPNENIIKYGLPIGHATCLIKMGEHIHSHNLKTNLNDINNYKYQPNLSKNQSLHEIADKPVNIYRRKNGEVGIRNELWIIPTVTCINGIAQQIVKQFCDELNNQLEIDGITVLEHPYGCSQLGQDHKNTKIILQDLVKHPNAGAVLVIGLGCENNQISEFKADLGDYDESRVRFLIAQQEADEVACALTLLRELYAIMKQDKREVGRLSELKFGLECGGSDGFSGITANPMLGLFSDYVIAHGGTSVLTEVPEMFGAENILMSHCVDEPTFDKTVLMINDFKQYFISNNQPIYENPSPGNKAGGITTLEEKSLGCTQKAGGSEVIDVLKYGERLTKHGLNLLSAPGNDAVATGALSAAGCHMVLFTTGRGTPYGGIVPTVKIATNTQLANKKGNWIDFNAGKLIEGTSMQQLLIEFIDYIVLVANGQQTRNEINNFRNLAILKSGVTL
- a CDS encoding EamA family transporter, which gives rise to MSALIITLWLVNLFCDTVGQIAFKYAAITSKHQQGLHYWQKLFGNFWLWLGFGTYFVGFIFWLAFLSEVPLSQGILLGSFNIITVMVAGRILFKEHLTAFRLIGIFFITVGVILVGLT
- a CDS encoding type II toxin-antitoxin system RatA family toxin, which produces MAHVFHEVIEPYSIEQMFALVNDITLYPEFVPDCIATGIIRKQDNLMAAFIEVEKLGFKKSFTTLNKINQPHSIEMSLLDGPFKYLSGKWQFTSLGENKSKISFELNFEFKNKLLDIAFTPVFKEVMSNMVNAFSQRARQIY